From the genome of Nitrospira sp., one region includes:
- a CDS encoding undecaprenyl/decaprenyl-phosphate alpha-N-acetylglucosaminyl 1-phosphate transferase — protein MILLTLTFVVAMLLSIYGVPIARRAALKFGIVDNPDGRLKHQREPVPYLGGLAIYLAFLVSLAFTFEFRQDVLGIVLSGTLIVMLGLIDDFGVLSPGTKLAGQFLAVFVLIKSGIRIEIASLPDWVDIVLTVFWMIGIINAFNLLDIMDGLSAGVGVISAAFLCVVAILNGDQAIAFMLAALMGSLLGFLRYNWRPASIYMGDSGAMFIGLMLGALSMIGKYTTGHSVSLLTPVLILGMPIFDTLFVMYIRFLRGLPVFLGSPDHLAIRLRHWGLSVTQVVLLSYLGAALLGGIGLLVMAVPQDLAVVLSGFTVVCLAVAAVALTRVNVSTGTVAVSAEAVPARSTERTGVV, from the coding sequence TGGCCGGCTGAAGCATCAACGCGAGCCGGTTCCCTATCTGGGTGGGCTGGCCATCTATCTCGCGTTTCTTGTGAGCCTGGCCTTTACCTTCGAGTTCCGGCAGGACGTGCTCGGCATCGTGCTCTCTGGGACCCTGATCGTCATGTTGGGGCTGATCGACGATTTCGGGGTGCTGTCGCCGGGAACCAAACTCGCGGGCCAGTTCCTGGCGGTGTTCGTGTTGATCAAGAGCGGCATCCGCATCGAAATCGCATCCTTGCCTGATTGGGTCGATATCGTGCTGACGGTATTCTGGATGATCGGCATCATCAATGCGTTCAACCTGCTGGATATCATGGACGGGTTGTCGGCCGGTGTGGGCGTCATCAGTGCCGCCTTTCTGTGCGTGGTGGCGATTCTGAATGGCGATCAGGCGATCGCGTTCATGCTGGCGGCGCTCATGGGGAGCCTGCTCGGCTTCCTTCGATACAACTGGCGACCGGCTTCGATTTATATGGGCGATTCCGGCGCGATGTTCATCGGTCTGATGCTGGGCGCCCTGTCGATGATCGGCAAATACACCACCGGCCATTCCGTCTCGCTGCTGACGCCGGTCTTGATTCTGGGCATGCCCATTTTCGATACCCTGTTTGTCATGTATATCCGGTTCTTGCGCGGCCTGCCGGTGTTTCTCGGCAGTCCCGATCACCTTGCGATTCGTTTGCGGCATTGGGGGCTTTCGGTGACGCAAGTCGTCCTGCTCAGTTATCTCGGCGCGGCGTTGTTGGGGGGAATCGGTCTGCTGGTCATGGCCGTGCCCCAGGATCTTGCCGTGGTGCTCAGTGGCTTCACGGTGGTGTGTCTCGCCGTGGCCGCCGTGGCCCTGACGCGTGTGAATGTCTCGACCGGAACCGTGGCCGTGAGTGCCGAGGCGGTCCCGGCGCGTTCGACAGAAAGGACCGGCGTAGTATGA